In Spinacia oleracea cultivar Varoflay chromosome 5, BTI_SOV_V1, whole genome shotgun sequence, a single window of DNA contains:
- the LOC110790216 gene encoding lysM domain receptor-like kinase 3, producing MSDDHTKHQKSFPQKMSEFMKLKLTFFNLLLNLCLSCTVESRCQNTYTCNLALVSYNVLPGDSLTEISNYFNNSTMAIIDDIVSYNPTRIQNKDFIEASTRIQVPIPCGCVNDTFLGHIFSYTFQRGDTYENVAKYNFSNLTTSNWIEQFNGYSIYNVPDGALVNVPVNCSCGDSRVSMEYGLFVTYPLQLGETLNSISQQFNLSETLLQGFNPGVDFNAGTGLVYIPAKDTNGNYPPLVIRRSASGLAVGVIAGICLAAVGLIVLSVWFYLRCKKNKSMKQASPSEKPGYQLAHSSSFSEGGHTGGDSGIYMGNSTEFSYKELAKATDNFKSSNRIGAGGFGEVFLAELRGEKAAIKKMDMQASREFLAELQVLTRVHHLHLVRLLGYCVEGSLFLVYEFIENGNLSEHLRSSEKDPLPWPTRVQIALDSARGLEYIHEHTNPVYIHRDIKPANILISNNFRAKVADFGLAKLAEVGNSTLPTRLVGTFGYMPPEYAQYGEVTPKIDVFAFGVVLYELISAKAAVVRESKSVAESKGLVALFEDVLNLPDPSEICKLVDPSLGDDYSLDAVRQVAELAKVCTHENPQLRPCMKSVVVALMTLSSATEAWDIDSFYKSNGLLKQVSGR from the exons ATGTCTGACGACCACACAAAACACCAAAAATCCTTCCCACAAAAAATGTCTGAATTCATGAAACTAAAGTTGACATTTTTCAATCTTCTATTGAATTTATGTCTAAGTTGTACAGTTGAATCAAGGTGTCAAAATACATATACATGTAATTTAGCCTTAGTTTCATACAATGTATTACCAGGTGATTCACTTACAGAAATATCAAATTATTTCAACAATTCTACCATGGCCATCATTGATGACATTGTTAGCTACAATCCGACTCGAATTCAAAACAAAGACTTTATTGAGGCGAGTACTCGAATTCAAGTACCAATTCCATGTGGGTGTGTGAATGATACATTTCTCGGTCATATTTTTAGTTACACTTTCCAAAGGggtgatacatatgaaaatgtTGCAAAATACAACTTCTCCAATCTTACAACGTCGAATTGGATTGAGCAGTTTAATGGTTATAGCATATATAATGTGCCTGATGGAGCACTGGTTAATGTGCCTGTTAATTGTTCATGTGGAGATAGTAGAGTTTCTATGGAATATGGGTTGTTTGTTACTTATCCGCTTCAACTTGGTGAAACTTTGAATTCTATTTCTCAACAGTTCAATTTGAGTGAGACTTTGTTGCAGGGTTTTAATCCGGGAGTGGATTTTAATGCTGGTACTGGTCTTGTTTATATTCCTGCAAAAG ACACAAATGGAAACTACCCACCACTGGTTATAAG AAGAAGTGCTTCAG GGCTTGCTGTTGGAGTCATTGCTGGTATATGCTTAGCAGCAGTTGGATTGATTGTTCTGTCCGTTTGGTTTTATCTTAGatgcaagaaaaataaaagtatGAAACAGGCTTCACCATCCGAGAAACCTGGATATCAGTTAGCACATTCAA GTTCCTTCAGTGAAGGTGGACATACAGGTGGTGATTCAGGTATATATATGGGCAATTCTACAGAGTTCTCTTACAAAGAGCTTGCAAAAGCGACAGATAATTTCAAGAGCAGTAATAGGATAGGTGCAGGTGGATTTGGAGAAGTCTTCTTGGCAGAGCTCAGAGGCGAG AAAGCAGCAATCAAGAAGATGGATATGCAAGCCTCAAGGGAGTTTTTGGCTGAGTTGCAGGTCTTAACTCGTGTTCATCATTTGCATCTG GTCCGCTTGCTTGGATATTGTGTGGAAGGTTCACTCTTTCTGGTATATGAGTTCATTGAAAATGGGAACTTAAGTGAACATCTGCGCAGCTCAG AAAAAGATCCATTGCCATGGCCCACCAGAGTACAAATTGCCCTTGATTCAGCAAGAGGTCTTGAGTATATTCATGAACACACTAATCCTGTGTACATTCATCGTGATATTAAACCAGCAAACATATTGATAAGCAACAACTTCCGAGCCAag GTTGCAGATTTTGGATTGGCAAAGCTGGCAGAAGTTGGAAATTCTACTTTGCCAACTCGCCTTGTTGGGACATTTGGATACATGCCACCGGA GTACGCTCAATATGGTGAAGTGACGCCCAAGATAGACGTGTTTGCATTTGGAGTAGTTCTCTATGAACTTATATCAGCAAAAGCAGCTGTTGTCAGGGAAAGCAAATCCGTTGCTGAATCAAAGGGTCTTGTTGCTCTG TTTGAAGATGTTCTGAATCTTCCTGATCCAAGTGAGATATGCAAGCTGGTTGATCCTAGTCTTGGTGATGATTACTCGCTAGACGCAGTTCGTCAG GTGGCTGAACTTGCAAAAGTTTGTACTCATGAAAACCCTCAGTTACGCCCTTGTATGAAATCAGTTGTAGTTGCTTTGATGACTCTTTCATCAGCAACTGAAGCCTGGGATATTGATTCTTTTTACAAAAGTAATGGACTTCTAAAGCAGGTGTCTGGAAGATAA
- the LOC110790215 gene encoding magnesium transporter MRS2-1 → MAEIKEPLLSRKPASAANLREVSYHPSGSGRPPFQGMDVLGLKKRGQSSRSWIRVDTSGNSGVIEVDKFTMMRRCDLPARDLRLLDPLFVYPSTILGREKAIVVNLEQIRCIITADEVLLLNSLDSYVLQYVVELQRRLRTTGAGEGWQSEDAMTRMRGGRSFDTSSPDYLPFEFKALEVALEAACSFLDSQASELEIEAYPLLDELTSKISTLNLERVRRLKSRLVALTRRVQKVRDEIEQLMDDDGDMAEMYLTEKKSRMEMSMYGEQSILGLRSNDGAVSISAPVSPVSSALDSRRLEKSFSVSRSRLGSMRSSESATESIEELEMLLEAYFVVIDSTYNKLTSLKEYIEDTEDFINIQLDNVRNQLIQFELLLTTATFVVAIFGVVAGIFGMNFEIELFNYPDAFKWTLLITGTTGLVIFGSFLWFFRYKRLMPL, encoded by the exons ATGGCAGAAATAAAGGAGCCCCTCCTTTCCAGGAAACCTGCATCTGCTGCAAACCTTAGAGAGGTATCATATCATCCATCCGGTTCTGGGCGCCCACCCTTTCAAGGAATGGATGTTTTGGGATTGAAGAAGCGAGGACAAAGCAGTCGGTCATGGATCCGGGTTGATACTTCTGGGAACTCCGGGGTAATAGAAGTTGACAAGTTCACAATGATGCGTCGCTGTGATCTCCCTGCCCGTGATTTACGATTGCTTGATCCGCTATTTGTGTATCCATCTACGATCCTTGGTCGAGAGAAGGCCATAGTTGTTAATCTGGAGCAGATTCGTTGTATTATCACAGCTGATGAGGTTCTTCTTTTGAATTCCCTTGATAGCTACGTATTGCAGTATGTCGTAGAGCTACAGAGACGATTAAGGACCACTGGTGCTGGTGAAGGTTGGCAGTCTGAAGATGCTATGACCCGGATGAGAGGCGGTAGAAGCTTTGACACCTCATCACCTGACTATCTACCCTTTGAGTTTAAAGCACTGGAAGTTGCTTTGGAGGCTGCTTGCTCATTCCTTGACTCTCAG GCATCTGAACTAGAGATTGAAGCATATCCATTGCTTGACGAACTAACATCAAAGATCAGTACTTTAAATTTAGAACGTGTGCGTCGATTGAAAAGCAGACTTGTTGCTTTAACTCGGAGAGTCCAGAAG gTTAGGGATGAGATAGAGCAGCTGATGGATGATGATGGGGATATGGCAGAAATGTATCTTACAGAGAAGAAGTCACGAATGGAAATGTCAATGTATGGTGAACAATCAATCTTAGGATTGAGATCAAATGATGGTGCAGTGTCCATCTCTGCTCCTGTTTCTCCTGTCTCCTCTGCCCTAGATTCACGAAGACTAGAGAAAAGTTTCAGCGTATCAAGAAGCCGTCTTGGAAGCATGAGAAGTTCAGAAAGTGCTACAGAGAGTATAGAAGAACTGGAAATGTTGTTGGAAGCGTATTTTGTGGTCATTGACAGCACCTATAACAAGCTTACATCG CTGAAGGAGTACATTGAGGATACTGAAGATTTCATTAACATTCAGCTG GATAATGTTCGAAACCAACTGATCCAGTTTGAGCTGCTGCTAACTACTGCAACTTTTGTTGTTGCCATATTTGGAGTGGTAGCAGGAATTTTTGGcatgaattttgaaattgaattgtttaattatccTGATGCGTTTAAATGGACGCTACTCATTACAGGAACGACTGGGCTTGTTATATTTGGTTCATTCTTATGGTTCTTCAGATACAAAAGGCTGATGCCGTTGTAA
- the LOC110790228 gene encoding pentatricopeptide repeat-containing protein At2g38420, mitochondrial encodes MVLKSSSSIKIPNLFLRKRRKFTHSPYKTRWHYIFNQQQALQTLKKSCLSSTPDSITQQNTQNPSKTPSYHLNCLINTFDSYQCDPTPSSYDMVIKTLVQKSQFNELNYVLLHLQNVEKSETPERVFVDLIRVYGDKGMIKEAIDLFFRIPEFRCVPTVLSFNSLLFILCRNREYLRIVPQLLLKSRIMNIRLEGSSFTILINALCRIGRIDFAIKLLNYMIYYEFDPDGKLYSLVLGSLCRQTSANVTSLEVMGVWEDMKSVGFCPGKEDYCNVIRFLGRQGKGKEAFHVLCEMKREGIKPDIMSYTMALNGLVEQGKFSKVEELFDEILIFGLAPNVLTYNVYLKGLGKQNKAGDAYIMVGCMEELGCPPDLISYNTVLEAFCKVGELSRAREVWSVMKKKGIELNDESYRLMIDALVTEGEDTEACNMLTEMVSKNYRPMSSTFDKIICSLCHKGLVSKALHTLELVSGHGVLPGSVSWEALVLGLNLNLDHDGLMGMCLPSFVNLHEN; translated from the coding sequence ATGGTGCTAAAGTCTTCATCTTCCATAAAAATCCCAAACTTATTTCTGAGGAAAAGGAGAAAATTTACACATTCACCTTACAAAACCAGATGGCATTACATCTTCAATCAACAACAAGCGCttcaaaccctaaaaaaatcaTGTCTTTCTTCAACCCCAGATTCAATTACCCAACAGAACACCCAAAACCCTTCAAAAACCCCTTCTTATCATCTCAATTGCCTCATCAATACTTTCGATTCTTACCAATGTGACCCCACACCCAGTTCTTATGATATGGTTATCAAAACCCTAGTTCAAAAATCCCAATTCAATGAGCTAAACTATGTTCTATTACATCTCCAAAATGTTGAGAAGTCCGAAACCCCAGAAAGGGTTTTTGTTGATTTGATTAGGGTTTATGGGGATAAGGGTATGATAAAGGAGGCAATTGATTTGTTCTTCAGGATACCTGAATTCAGGTGTGTTCCAACTGTGCTTTCATTCAATTCTCTGCTTTTTATTCTTTGTAGAAATAGAGAATATTTGCGAATTGTTCCTCAATTGTTGTTAAAGAGTAGGATTATGAATATCCGATTGGAGGGGTCGAGTTTTACGATATTGATTAATGCCCTTTGTCGAATTGGGAGGATTGATTTTGCTATAAAGTTGCTGAATTACATGATTTATTATGAGTTTGACCCTGATGGGAAATTGTATTCTTTGGTGTTGGGATCATTATGTAGACAAACTAGTGCAAATGTGACTAGTTTGGAGGTAATGGGTGTTTGGGAAGACATGAAAAGTGTCGGGTTTTGCCCCGGTAAAGAGGATTATTGCAATGTGATTAGGTTCTTGGGGAGGCAAGGAAAGGGTAAAGAGGCATTTCATGTATTatgtgaaatgaaaagggaggGAATTAAGCCTGATATTATGTCCTATACAATGGCTCTTAATGGTCTTGTTGAACAAGGCAAGTTTTCGAAAGTAGAAGAGTTGTTTGACGAAATTCTCATATTTGGTCTGGCTCCGAATGTGCTTACTTATAACGTTTACCTAAAAggcttaggtaagcaaaacaaAGCCGGGGATGCGTATATAATGGTTGGTTGCATGGAGGAACTAGGTTGCCCACCTGATTTGATTTCTTATAATACCGTTTTGGAAGCTTTTTGTAAGGTTGGAGAGTTGAGTAGAGCAAGGGAAGTTTGGAGTGTGATGAAAAAGAAAGGTATTGAATTGAATGATGAATCATATAGGTTGATGATTGATGCATTGGTTACCGAGGGTGAAGATACTGAAGCTTGCAATATGTTGACGGAAATGGTGTCCAAGAATTATCGACCTATGTCCTCTACATTTGATAAGATTATATGTAGTTTGTGCCATAAGGGGCTTGTATCAAAGGCGTTACATACTCTTGAATTAGTTTCTGGCCATGGTGTTTTACCAGGCTCCGTTTCTTGGGAAGCACTTGTTCTTGGCTTGAATCTTAACCTTGATCATGATGGATTGATGGGGATGTGTTTGCCAAGTTTTGTAAACTTGCATGAAAATTGA